Proteins found in one Gimesia chilikensis genomic segment:
- a CDS encoding dihydroorotase: MKSLLIKNGHIIDPSQDLDVQGNLLVEGGKITGLCDDDVTADEVIDATGLIVSPGFIDLHVSLCEPGFEEDETIESGTAAALAGGVTSLGCLPNTAPVVDDRSSAEFILLQAERASNCHVFPLGAVTKNNEGKELAEIGQLVAGQAVGFTDADKPIESAEIMRCALEYTRMFGRPILNRPQVTELTEKGQMHEGFHSTVLGLKGIPAAAEEIMVNRDIALAELTRGRIHLMCVSTQNSVAQIRRAKASGIQVSADVTPHHLTLTDQMLETYDPNYKVLPPLRSQEHIDALIEGLKDGTIEVICSDHTPHAAEKKTDEILGADFGIIGLETLLPVCLQTLITPGHLTWSELISKLTIGPARILGLSKGTLAAGADADITLINPEVRYVLQRENLKSSSHNSPFLGKELQGRAEVVVVSGEIRYRADH, translated from the coding sequence ATGAAATCTCTCCTTATCAAAAACGGGCACATTATCGATCCTTCGCAAGATCTGGATGTGCAGGGCAACCTGCTCGTCGAAGGAGGAAAGATTACAGGACTCTGCGATGACGATGTCACAGCAGACGAAGTGATCGATGCCACAGGATTGATTGTCAGCCCCGGATTCATAGACCTGCACGTCTCCCTGTGCGAGCCGGGTTTCGAAGAAGACGAAACCATTGAAAGCGGTACGGCTGCGGCATTGGCCGGTGGTGTGACTTCGCTGGGTTGTCTGCCGAATACTGCTCCAGTTGTTGACGACCGGTCTTCCGCAGAGTTCATCCTGCTGCAGGCCGAGCGGGCATCTAACTGTCACGTCTTTCCCCTGGGAGCAGTCACCAAAAACAACGAGGGGAAAGAGCTCGCTGAAATCGGGCAGCTGGTCGCCGGCCAGGCGGTCGGTTTCACCGATGCTGATAAACCTATCGAGAGTGCTGAAATCATGCGGTGTGCCCTGGAGTACACCCGCATGTTCGGCCGCCCGATTTTAAATCGTCCGCAGGTCACGGAACTGACGGAGAAAGGACAGATGCACGAAGGGTTTCACTCAACCGTATTGGGTTTGAAGGGGATTCCCGCAGCAGCTGAAGAGATCATGGTCAATCGGGATATCGCCCTGGCCGAACTGACACGCGGACGCATCCACCTGATGTGCGTCTCCACGCAAAACAGTGTCGCCCAGATCAGACGCGCCAAGGCGTCTGGAATCCAGGTCTCCGCCGACGTGACTCCCCATCATCTCACCCTGACGGACCAGATGCTGGAAACTTATGATCCCAATTACAAAGTTCTGCCTCCGCTCCGTTCTCAGGAACATATTGACGCCCTGATCGAAGGCCTCAAAGATGGCACGATTGAAGTGATCTGCTCGGACCATACTCCGCATGCTGCTGAGAAGAAGACAGATGAAATCCTGGGTGCTGACTTTGGCATCATTGGTCTGGAAACCCTGCTGCCAGTCTGCCTGCAGACCCTGATTACACCGGGCCATTTAACCTGGTCAGAATTGATCAGCAAACTCACCATTGGTCCGGCCCGCATTCTGGGGCTTTCCAAGGGAACACTCGCTGCGGGAGCAGACGCTGATATCACCCTCATCAATCCTGAGGTCCGCTATGTTCTGCAGCGGGAAAACTTGAAATCTTCCAGTCACAACAGCCCGTTTCTGGGCAAAGAACTGCAGGGCAGGGCAGAAGTCGTGGTTGTCTCAGGCGAAATCCGCTATCGGGCCGATCATTAA
- a CDS encoding aspartate carbamoyltransferase catalytic subunit, which yields MNIDHEYRTDISRGWNRKHILGLQDLSRDELNIILNQAAEFKRLANIGETKLTPLAGTVVANLFFEPSTRTRISFGLAAKRLSADTVDFTASGSSLSKGESFVDTAKTIEAMGVSYVVVRHKTPGAPQLLAQHLDANILNAGDGTHEHPTQALLDIFTIREHFGKIEGLTVTLVGDILHSRVARSNIWGLKKLGAHVIVCGPTTLIPNDIEQLGVEVSNSLDDVIDRTDCLNLLRIQFERQRGHYFPSIREYAHLFGMNKQRINKAKEDVLILAPGPINRGVEITPDVADGPHSVILGQVSNGLIIRMACLYLLHLQRIASQGTSG from the coding sequence ATGAATATCGACCATGAGTATCGAACCGACATCTCCCGTGGCTGGAACCGGAAACACATTTTAGGACTGCAGGACCTCTCCCGGGATGAGCTGAACATCATCCTGAATCAGGCAGCCGAATTTAAGCGGCTCGCAAATATTGGAGAAACCAAACTCACCCCGCTGGCAGGCACCGTGGTCGCGAATCTGTTCTTCGAACCATCCACACGCACCCGCATCAGCTTCGGTCTCGCAGCCAAACGACTCAGTGCCGACACAGTTGATTTCACCGCCTCCGGCAGCAGCCTTTCCAAAGGGGAAAGCTTTGTCGACACAGCCAAAACCATCGAGGCCATGGGAGTCTCCTACGTAGTCGTCCGACACAAAACTCCAGGTGCCCCGCAGCTTCTGGCACAACACCTGGATGCCAACATTCTCAACGCTGGCGATGGAACACACGAGCATCCCACCCAGGCTCTGTTGGACATCTTCACCATCCGCGAGCATTTCGGGAAAATCGAAGGACTGACCGTCACCCTCGTCGGTGATATCCTCCACAGCCGGGTCGCGCGGTCGAATATCTGGGGACTGAAAAAACTGGGGGCCCATGTCATCGTCTGCGGCCCCACTACACTGATCCCCAACGATATTGAGCAGCTCGGCGTCGAGGTCTCCAACAGCCTGGACGACGTGATCGATCGCACCGACTGCCTGAACCTGCTGCGGATTCAGTTCGAACGTCAACGCGGGCATTACTTCCCGTCGATTCGCGAATACGCCCACCTGTTCGGCATGAATAAACAGCGAATCAATAAAGCCAAAGAAGATGTACTGATTCTGGCTCCCGGACCAATCAACCGTGGTGTAGAAATCACTCCCGATGTAGCCGATGGCCCGCACTCTGTCATTCTCGGACAGGTCAGTAACGGGCTGATTATCCGCATGGCTTGCCTCTACCTGCTTCACTTACAACGTATTGCCTCCCAGGGAACATCTGGATGA
- a CDS encoding serine/threonine protein kinase, with protein MIEPPSQELIHRLTSLKLCTAADLRRCRRRVRKLARGIPAFDSVWIDALVQAQKISPFQAKALEAGHPEQLTVGPYLLISELGHSHKSRTFIARPSESADRCALKLTQPQSDSTNQLQQDFHTLLQQLQGLHHPSLILPRVVKPVGQQFVVISHYLPSSTVSELLIRRGRFPVPVVLSIGAQLLDALVALEKRRVIHGDIRPWNVRLTPSGIAALVDTGLEPILSPELTIHSSLPPRCYDGIAPELIGTGRHPDAQSDLYALGCLLWELLAGRPPFTTGDPLAKLACHQTKTIPDIRSWAPETPAPLAEMLLKLTASHPNQRPTSMQAAQQQWPVSQQGSRKTLARFHASFQHQTTRSQSETGTSRPGRLPLIAAMIFVLSGLSYTLLDEGARNHLLEITSRVSFTQSSSNSPPAESATEASSNQKAETAAQRQLLPVPDGNGVILLDSAEPYVSTQISTVGGLTIKGTAENPAIIEIEETPCRIVAASLSLENVIFVNRSQSPSPQKQSASAGTSTALLHVTAQSLKIKGCCFTQLDSESSDTSALEREAIYWSPLDPQQRNSSQVHIQDTLFAVPQHALHLTHTPQVLTLTNSLNVTSHSTLYLERAPEIDQQFNLKLQHLTLREAGPLVLLNWTDPTLIPGTIQIEARDCVFDLNQAALIQVRGQKPPENWLSSVSLLGEGSVASAEIQIAGWQASATEPLQELSTLNMDIEGLSTGKFEYAAPLSLHAEDSVITAAQVPRTSSLPPGIQVKQIPGFLARLMSLEN; from the coding sequence TTGATCGAACCGCCTTCACAAGAGTTGATTCATCGCCTGACCAGCCTCAAGCTCTGTACAGCCGCTGATCTGAGACGATGCCGACGACGAGTCAGAAAATTGGCCCGGGGAATCCCGGCTTTCGACTCGGTCTGGATTGATGCGCTGGTTCAAGCTCAGAAAATATCCCCCTTCCAGGCCAAAGCACTGGAAGCAGGGCACCCCGAACAGCTGACCGTTGGCCCTTACTTGCTGATCTCTGAACTGGGGCACAGTCATAAATCTCGTACTTTTATCGCACGACCTTCTGAAAGTGCTGATCGCTGCGCCCTGAAACTGACACAACCTCAGTCAGATTCCACAAACCAGCTGCAGCAGGATTTCCACACATTGCTGCAGCAACTGCAGGGTCTGCATCACCCCTCGTTAATTCTGCCCCGCGTTGTCAAACCGGTAGGTCAGCAGTTTGTGGTGATCAGTCATTACTTGCCGTCATCAACGGTCTCCGAACTGTTAATCCGACGCGGACGCTTTCCCGTTCCCGTTGTACTGTCAATTGGAGCTCAACTGCTCGACGCTCTGGTCGCCCTCGAAAAACGCAGAGTGATCCATGGTGACATTCGTCCCTGGAACGTGCGGCTGACCCCCAGCGGAATCGCCGCCCTGGTCGATACGGGTCTGGAACCAATCCTGTCACCGGAGCTGACGATTCACTCATCCTTACCGCCGCGCTGCTACGACGGAATTGCACCGGAGCTGATAGGGACCGGGCGTCATCCCGATGCCCAGAGTGACCTCTACGCACTGGGCTGTCTGCTCTGGGAGTTACTCGCCGGCCGACCTCCGTTTACGACAGGAGACCCTCTGGCCAAACTGGCATGTCATCAGACAAAGACCATTCCTGATATTCGCAGCTGGGCACCCGAAACACCGGCTCCCCTGGCTGAAATGCTTTTAAAACTGACCGCATCACACCCCAATCAACGACCAACCAGCATGCAGGCTGCTCAACAGCAATGGCCGGTTTCTCAGCAAGGCTCTCGGAAAACACTGGCTCGCTTCCATGCATCGTTTCAACACCAGACGACCCGCAGCCAGAGCGAAACAGGCACCAGCCGACCAGGGCGACTTCCTTTGATTGCCGCCATGATCTTCGTCCTTTCCGGACTCTCTTACACACTGCTGGATGAAGGAGCGCGCAATCACCTGCTGGAAATCACCTCTCGTGTTTCCTTCACTCAATCCAGCTCAAACTCCCCCCCAGCTGAGTCAGCCACCGAGGCTTCCTCTAATCAAAAAGCCGAGACTGCTGCCCAACGACAATTACTTCCCGTCCCTGACGGAAACGGCGTGATTCTGCTGGATTCAGCCGAACCATACGTATCCACACAAATCTCAACGGTCGGTGGATTGACCATCAAAGGCACTGCCGAAAACCCGGCGATCATTGAAATCGAAGAGACTCCCTGCCGCATCGTCGCCGCCAGTCTCAGCCTCGAAAATGTGATTTTTGTCAACCGCTCCCAAAGTCCTTCTCCACAAAAACAGTCAGCGTCAGCAGGCACTTCCACGGCGTTACTGCACGTGACCGCCCAGAGCCTGAAGATCAAAGGCTGCTGTTTTACTCAACTCGATTCAGAAAGCTCCGACACCTCAGCCCTCGAAAGGGAAGCCATTTACTGGAGTCCCCTCGACCCGCAACAGCGGAACAGCAGCCAGGTCCACATTCAGGACACTCTGTTTGCGGTCCCCCAACATGCACTACACCTGACACATACGCCTCAAGTCCTGACGCTCACAAACAGCTTGAATGTCACGTCTCATTCTACGCTTTACCTCGAACGTGCCCCGGAGATTGACCAGCAGTTCAATTTGAAACTGCAGCACCTGACGCTCCGAGAAGCAGGCCCGCTGGTCCTGTTAAACTGGACCGATCCCACATTAATTCCCGGCACCATTCAAATCGAGGCCCGGGATTGCGTGTTTGACCTGAATCAGGCAGCCCTGATCCAGGTCAGAGGGCAGAAACCACCGGAAAACTGGCTCTCTTCGGTCAGCCTGCTCGGCGAGGGTTCTGTCGCCTCTGCAGAAATTCAGATCGCAGGCTGGCAAGCCTCAGCCACTGAACCACTTCAGGAATTGAGTACGCTCAATATGGATATCGAAGGACTCTCGACCGGTAAATTCGAGTACGCAGCACCACTCAGTCTGCATGCGGAAGACTCAGTCATTACCGCCGCCCAGGTCCCACGTACTTCATCGCTGCCACCGGGCATCCAGGTAAAACAGATCCCCGGATTCCTGGCACGCCTGATGTCTCTCGAAAACTGA
- a CDS encoding 3-keto-disaccharide hydrolase, giving the protein MRSGKLTCGVLSMFISLSLAGCLKVEHPSPPAKTNAEPQVGESPEAKPKPSPEPPGDVIPDTGLTKAEIEEGWIALFDGHSLYGWKPNNDVNWHVEEGVIKASTGEPGLLLTTSPFADYELRFDFKLAPETNSGMFLRTIFDPKDPTKDCYELNLCDTKTEFPTGSLVGRSKIKETVAASTDWQTFHVRVEGPQFQASLNGKEVLNFKDTSENQRDIGFIGLQKNEGAVEFRNIYLKPLRMMTLFNGVDLAGWQVVPGSQSKFEVVDKTIHVTAEKQGYLETEDTFDNFLFQASAKSNGEALNSGYFFRAIKGTESGMANGYEVQIHNGFKDNDRTKPENAGTGAIFRRTEARRVVSNDHEWFTTTLNAYGSHIAVWIDGYQVTDWEDTRKPDENPRKGLRLKAGHISLQGHDPTTDLNFKDLKLSNLPGESSPPAKSGK; this is encoded by the coding sequence ATGCGATCAGGAAAGCTGACTTGCGGTGTTTTAAGTATGTTCATTTCACTCAGCCTGGCTGGCTGCCTGAAAGTGGAACATCCTTCCCCTCCTGCCAAAACCAATGCCGAACCTCAGGTAGGCGAGTCGCCGGAAGCGAAACCAAAGCCGTCCCCCGAACCTCCGGGGGACGTTATTCCCGACACCGGATTGACCAAAGCCGAAATTGAAGAGGGCTGGATTGCCCTGTTTGACGGCCACAGTCTGTATGGCTGGAAACCTAACAACGACGTGAACTGGCACGTCGAAGAGGGAGTCATCAAAGCGAGCACCGGCGAACCGGGTCTGCTCCTGACAACATCCCCATTCGCAGACTACGAGTTGCGTTTTGATTTTAAACTCGCTCCCGAAACCAACAGCGGCATGTTCCTCAGAACAATCTTCGATCCTAAAGATCCCACCAAAGACTGCTATGAACTGAATCTCTGTGACACAAAAACGGAGTTTCCCACCGGCAGTCTCGTCGGCCGCAGTAAAATCAAGGAAACGGTCGCCGCCAGCACCGACTGGCAAACGTTTCATGTCCGCGTGGAAGGCCCTCAGTTCCAGGCCTCACTCAACGGAAAAGAGGTTCTTAATTTCAAAGACACTTCTGAGAACCAGCGCGACATCGGTTTCATCGGTCTGCAAAAGAATGAAGGAGCCGTCGAATTCCGGAATATCTATCTCAAACCGCTCCGGATGATGACACTCTTCAACGGCGTCGATCTGGCAGGCTGGCAGGTCGTCCCCGGCTCTCAGAGCAAATTTGAAGTCGTCGACAAAACCATCCACGTGACTGCCGAAAAACAGGGCTATCTGGAAACTGAAGACACATTCGACAATTTCCTCTTTCAGGCCTCAGCCAAATCGAACGGGGAAGCACTTAACAGCGGTTATTTCTTTCGTGCCATCAAAGGTACCGAATCCGGAATGGCTAACGGCTACGAAGTTCAAATCCACAATGGATTCAAAGACAACGACCGTACCAAACCCGAAAATGCAGGGACCGGTGCCATCTTCCGGAGAACGGAGGCCCGTCGTGTCGTTTCCAACGATCACGAATGGTTCACCACCACTCTCAATGCTTACGGCTCTCACATCGCTGTCTGGATCGACGGCTATCAGGTCACCGACTGGGAAGACACCCGCAAACCGGATGAAAATCCGCGGAAGGGCCTGCGCCTCAAAGCTGGCCACATCAGCCTGCAGGGACATGACCCGACGACCGATCTGAACTTCAAAGATCTGAAGCTCAGTAATCTGCCGGGTGAATCATCGCCTCCTGCAAAGTCCGGGAAATAG
- the prfB gene encoding peptide chain release factor 2 (programmed frameshift), translating to MDHELRDKCTGIMDRIVKLRDSLDYAGKKKRTTEINEMMGAAGFWDNQEKAQVLVSEMQQLQLTVKPLTELIEGAGDLEVLLEFIEEEGSEDSIPELAATADRLQKILDHLELQAMMSAPEDGSAAYLSIQAGEGGTDSSDWAEMLLRMYLRWAERRGFNVEILDRSDAEEAGIRSATVRIEGDYAYGYLKGETGNHRLIRISPFDSAGRRHTSFAAVDVSPDLGEIAEIEINWDQDVREDTYRASGAGGQHINKTDSAIRLTHLESGVVVQCQNNRSQHKNRAEARKMLKAKLFQIEQEKRDAELAAKRGGKSKIGFGGQTVRNYVLHPDQYAKDARTGHKVGNPGPVLDGDLDGFLESFLRWGMAEN from the exons ATGGATCACGAACTCAGAGATAAATGTACCGGAATCATGGATCGCATCGTCAAATTACGAGACTCTCTT GACTACGCTGGTAAGAAAAAACGGACCACCGAAATTAATGAAATGATGGGGGCAGCCGGCTTCTGGGACAACCAGGAGAAAGCTCAGGTCCTCGTTTCTGAGATGCAACAGCTGCAATTGACTGTCAAACCGCTGACAGAGTTGATTGAAGGCGCTGGGGATCTTGAAGTTCTGCTGGAATTCATTGAGGAAGAAGGCAGCGAAGACAGCATTCCCGAACTCGCTGCCACCGCAGATCGTCTGCAGAAGATCCTGGATCACCTCGAACTTCAGGCCATGATGTCTGCACCCGAGGATGGCTCTGCAGCCTACCTCAGTATTCAGGCCGGTGAAGGGGGGACCGACTCCTCTGACTGGGCAGAAATGCTGCTGCGGATGTACCTGCGCTGGGCGGAGCGTCGCGGTTTCAATGTCGAAATCCTGGATCGTTCTGATGCTGAAGAGGCCGGCATTCGCAGTGCCACAGTCCGCATCGAAGGAGACTATGCTTACGGCTATCTCAAAGGTGAAACCGGTAACCACCGGTTGATTCGTATCAGCCCGTTCGATTCCGCAGGCAGGCGACATACTTCCTTTGCCGCCGTCGACGTCTCACCCGACCTGGGAGAGATTGCAGAGATTGAAATCAACTGGGACCAGGACGTGCGGGAAGACACCTACCGCGCCAGTGGTGCCGGGGGACAGCATATCAACAAAACCGATTCTGCAATCCGTCTGACGCACCTGGAATCGGGTGTAGTCGTACAATGTCAGAACAACCGCAGTCAGCATAAAAACCGTGCGGAAGCCCGTAAAATGCTCAAAGCGAAACTGTTCCAGATTGAACAGGAAAAACGGGACGCCGAGCTGGCTGCAAAGCGGGGTGGTAAATCGAAGATTGGTTTCGGCGGTCAGACCGTCCGCAACTATGTCTTACACCCCGACCAATATGCAAAAGATGCCCGCACGGGCCACAAAGTGGGAAATCCAGGCCCGGTCCTGGATGGCGATCTGGATGGATTCCTCGAATCCTTCCTCCGCTGGGGTATGGCGGAAAATTAA
- a CDS encoding UDP-glucose dehydrogenase family protein, which translates to MKIAVIGTGYVGLVTGTCFSESGNYVTCIDIDESKVRRLQAGEVPIYEPGLEEMVKRNTKAGRLTFTTSYADVIPDSKCIFIAVGTPMTADGSANLDSIWKVAESLAPLLAEDAVVIIKSTVPVGTNRKLADMLKSLTGREVDVASNPEFLKEGAAIDDFSKPDRVVVGVSRPEVSDVLHELYKPFLRTEHPFLSMELESAEMTKYVANCMLATKISFINEMANLCERVGADINQVRRGIGHDQRIGFSFLFPGVGYGGSCFPKDVSALISVAHDHEMEPSILNAVDQVNTAQKRVLFDKINRYFEGDLAGKTVAIWGLAFKPKTDDIREAPALVLIDLLLEAGVSNIKVHDPVAMENVKAEYGDKLSYFDHHYDTLDGADVLVIVTEWNEFRHADFDYIRHKLTQPVIFDGRNLYEPSKLKAKGIKYFGIGLSSEKNLD; encoded by the coding sequence ATGAAAATTGCAGTAATTGGTACAGGATACGTAGGATTAGTCACGGGCACCTGTTTCTCTGAAAGTGGAAATTACGTCACCTGCATTGATATCGACGAGTCCAAAGTCCGTCGTCTTCAAGCGGGAGAAGTCCCGATCTATGAACCTGGCCTGGAGGAAATGGTCAAGCGGAACACCAAAGCGGGACGCTTGACGTTTACGACAAGCTATGCTGATGTGATCCCTGATTCCAAATGTATTTTCATCGCCGTAGGCACTCCGATGACCGCAGATGGCTCAGCCAATCTGGACAGCATCTGGAAAGTAGCAGAATCACTGGCACCGCTGCTCGCTGAAGACGCTGTGGTCATCATTAAAAGTACCGTACCGGTTGGCACAAACCGCAAGCTGGCCGACATGCTCAAATCACTGACTGGACGGGAAGTCGATGTCGCCTCTAATCCGGAATTCCTCAAAGAAGGAGCAGCCATCGACGACTTCTCCAAACCCGACCGGGTAGTAGTCGGAGTCTCTCGCCCCGAAGTTTCTGACGTTTTACATGAACTTTACAAACCATTTCTGCGCACCGAACACCCGTTCCTGTCGATGGAGCTCGAGAGCGCGGAAATGACTAAATATGTCGCCAACTGCATGCTGGCAACCAAAATCAGCTTCATTAATGAGATGGCCAATCTCTGTGAACGCGTCGGAGCGGATATCAATCAGGTGCGACGCGGTATTGGACACGATCAGCGGATCGGCTTTTCATTTCTGTTTCCGGGAGTCGGTTACGGTGGATCCTGTTTCCCCAAAGACGTCTCGGCGCTGATCTCCGTAGCCCACGATCATGAAATGGAGCCCTCAATCCTGAACGCCGTCGATCAGGTCAACACAGCCCAGAAACGGGTCCTGTTCGACAAGATTAACCGCTACTTCGAAGGGGATCTCGCCGGAAAAACGGTCGCCATCTGGGGACTCGCTTTCAAGCCTAAAACCGATGATATTCGCGAAGCGCCAGCCCTGGTCCTGATCGATCTGTTACTGGAAGCGGGCGTCAGCAATATCAAGGTTCACGATCCTGTCGCCATGGAAAATGTTAAAGCGGAGTATGGTGATAAACTCTCATACTTTGACCATCATTACGACACGCTTGATGGTGCTGATGTACTCGTAATCGTTACGGAATGGAACGAGTTCCGGCACGCCGACTTCGATTACATCCGTCATAAACTGACACAGCCGGTTATCTTTGACGGACGCAACCTCTACGAACCCTCAAAGCTGAAAGCCAAAGGAATCAAGTACTTTGGGATTGGACTCAGTTCAGAAAAAAACTTAGATTGA
- the rfbB gene encoding dTDP-glucose 4,6-dehydratase encodes MKRILVTGGCGFIGSNFIRLQLSEYPEIEVTNLDKLTYAGNLENLKEFESHSGYQFVKGDITDPEVVNSLLDSVDFDAVINFAAESHVDRSILDSGPFIQTNIVGTQVLLDAARKHEVNRYVQVSTDEVYGSLGPEGLFTEQTPIAPNSPYSASKAAADLLVRSYVNTFGFPAVITRCSNNYGPYQFPEKLIPLFISNAQEGKSLPIYGEGTNVRDWIHVMDHCRGIDAALRKGEPGQVYNFGGHAEMQNIEITKLLLKLLDKPESLIEYVTDRPGHDLRYAIDCSKAESELGWKVETDFQAGLKETIDWYLENPEWVNRIRTGKYREYYEQQYGTRLKS; translated from the coding sequence ATGAAACGGATTTTAGTAACAGGCGGATGTGGTTTTATTGGATCAAACTTTATCCGTTTACAATTGTCTGAGTATCCGGAAATCGAAGTCACCAATCTCGACAAACTCACCTATGCCGGCAATCTCGAAAACCTCAAAGAATTTGAATCGCACTCCGGCTATCAGTTTGTCAAAGGGGACATCACTGATCCGGAAGTGGTAAATTCTCTGCTGGACTCTGTCGACTTTGACGCCGTCATCAACTTTGCTGCAGAATCGCACGTTGATCGCAGCATTCTGGATTCCGGACCATTCATCCAGACCAACATCGTCGGAACACAGGTTCTGTTGGATGCAGCCCGCAAACATGAAGTCAACCGATACGTCCAGGTCTCCACTGACGAAGTCTATGGCAGTCTCGGTCCCGAAGGGCTGTTCACAGAACAGACCCCAATTGCGCCGAACAGTCCCTATTCTGCCTCCAAAGCTGCCGCCGACCTGCTGGTTCGCAGTTATGTGAATACGTTCGGCTTCCCTGCTGTCATCACCCGCTGCTCCAACAATTATGGTCCCTATCAGTTTCCTGAAAAACTGATTCCGCTGTTTATCTCCAACGCCCAGGAGGGTAAATCGCTGCCGATCTACGGCGAGGGAACAAACGTACGCGACTGGATTCACGTAATGGACCATTGTCGGGGAATCGATGCTGCTCTCAGAAAAGGTGAACCCGGTCAGGTTTACAACTTCGGCGGTCACGCAGAGATGCAGAATATTGAAATTACGAAACTGCTTCTCAAACTTCTGGACAAGCCAGAATCACTCATTGAATACGTCACAGATCGCCCCGGACATGACTTACGTTATGCGATCGACTGCAGCAAAGCGGAATCTGAACTGGGATGGAAAGTGGAAACAGACTTTCAGGCAGGTCTGAAAGAGACCATCGACTGGTATCTGGAAAACCCCGAGTGGGTAAACCGGATCCGTACAGGAAAGTATCGCGAATACTATGAACAGCAATACGGAACCCGTCTGAAATCCTAA